A part of Marinobacter psychrophilus genomic DNA contains:
- the phoR gene encoding phosphate regulon sensor histidine kinase PhoR, with protein sequence MQQNWSQYLRLMIALLGLSLLLGWLVGFPLYGLLAGLLLYLGWTLAQTKRLLRWLAQPDTASEAPDSVGLWGNIFDGLNKLQKQHIKHRSALQERLQKVQQSANAMRDGVVMTDSRGAIDWWNGSADYLLNLRNGTDQGQLIQNLIRLPAFIHYFEQKQYQQPLELNAPARAHLRLQIQISLFGDNDRLLLIKDVTRLHQLEQVRQDFVSNLSHEMRTPLTVISGYLETLSDHSDEVPANWQRALATMAGQSARMEALIADLILLSKIETGDRNLHEGTVDAGTLLRQVCNDANALSGGKQHRIELTIDGPTQIRGDLSQLRSGVSNLIFNAVKYTPAQGQIRVHWSAGEQGPLLTVEDNGIGIDPTHIPRLTERFYRADPSRHKDTGGTGLGLAIVKHVLLNHDGQLIISSSLGKGSTFSCQFPAQRIVASEALPLESGQ encoded by the coding sequence ATGCAACAGAACTGGTCACAATACCTGCGTTTGATGATTGCCCTGCTAGGATTGAGCTTGCTGCTGGGTTGGCTGGTAGGCTTTCCACTTTACGGCTTGCTCGCCGGTCTGCTGCTTTACCTGGGCTGGACCCTCGCGCAAACAAAACGCCTGCTACGCTGGCTGGCGCAACCGGACACCGCCAGCGAAGCGCCAGACAGCGTAGGTTTGTGGGGTAATATTTTTGACGGCCTGAACAAACTCCAGAAACAGCACATCAAACACCGATCTGCGCTACAAGAGCGTCTTCAAAAGGTGCAACAATCCGCCAATGCCATGCGCGATGGCGTGGTGATGACCGATTCCCGCGGCGCTATAGATTGGTGGAACGGCAGCGCAGATTACCTGCTAAATCTGCGTAACGGCACCGACCAGGGACAGCTGATTCAGAACCTGATTCGCCTACCCGCATTCATCCATTACTTTGAACAGAAACAATACCAGCAGCCATTGGAGCTAAACGCTCCGGCTCGCGCCCACCTGCGCCTGCAGATTCAAATCAGCCTGTTTGGCGATAACGATCGTCTATTGCTCATCAAAGACGTTACCCGCCTGCATCAGCTGGAACAGGTGCGGCAGGATTTTGTTAGCAACTTATCCCATGAAATGCGCACACCGCTGACCGTTATTAGCGGTTACCTGGAAACCCTGTCGGACCATAGCGATGAAGTACCGGCCAACTGGCAACGCGCTTTGGCCACCATGGCAGGCCAATCGGCGCGTATGGAAGCCTTAATTGCAGATCTGATCCTATTGTCGAAAATTGAAACCGGCGATCGCAATCTGCACGAAGGCACCGTTGATGCAGGCACTCTGCTGAGACAGGTCTGCAATGACGCAAACGCCCTCAGTGGCGGCAAGCAACACCGAATTGAGCTGACAATCGACGGCCCGACGCAAATACGCGGCGACTTGTCACAGTTGCGCAGCGGGGTTTCTAATCTGATTTTTAACGCGGTAAAGTACACCCCTGCACAAGGCCAGATTCGCGTTCACTGGAGCGCCGGCGAACAAGGTCCACTGCTAACGGTGGAAGACAACGGCATTGGTATAGACCCAACCCACATTCCGCGGCTAACGGAACGCTTTTATCGCGCTGACCCCAGTCGCCACAAAGACACCGGCGGCACGGGGCTGGGTCTGGCTATTGTTAAGCACGTGCTGTTGAACCACGATGGACAACTGATAATCAGTAGCAGCCTGGGGAAGGGCAGTACCTTTAGTTGCCAATTCCCCGCGCAGCGGATCGTTGCTAGCGAGGCGCTACCGCTCGAAAGTGGGCAATAA
- a CDS encoding pseudouridine synthase has protein sequence MRLDQFIATSSELSRKEAKRAIAIGDVQVNGIVWKSSATAVPANAEVMLQGEPVALPTERYLMLNKPAGFISATRDSDQPTALDLLPAELTRNLHIAGRLDADTTGLLLLTSDGQWSHRVTSPRVECPKTYQVALSAPISQAAIAALEAGVMLRNDTKPTKPAQVTVLQSQLVELTISEGRYHQVKRMLAAVGNHVTTLHRSRIGGVTLDPALAAGEHRFLTSAEIASFT, from the coding sequence ATGCGCCTCGATCAATTTATTGCCACCAGTTCGGAGCTTTCACGCAAAGAAGCAAAACGCGCCATAGCCATTGGTGACGTTCAGGTAAACGGCATCGTATGGAAAAGTTCGGCAACCGCCGTTCCAGCCAATGCCGAGGTTATGCTGCAAGGGGAACCCGTTGCCCTGCCTACTGAACGCTACTTGATGCTCAACAAGCCCGCAGGGTTTATCAGTGCGACCCGCGACAGCGACCAACCCACAGCGCTGGACCTTCTGCCGGCAGAGCTGACCCGCAATCTTCACATTGCCGGCCGGCTGGACGCTGACACTACCGGTTTGCTATTACTAACAAGCGATGGTCAGTGGTCACACCGGGTTACCTCACCAAGAGTGGAGTGCCCGAAAACCTACCAAGTGGCTCTGAGTGCGCCCATTTCACAAGCGGCTATCGCGGCTCTGGAAGCCGGCGTGATGCTTCGTAACGACACTAAGCCGACAAAGCCCGCTCAAGTGACGGTGCTGCAGTCACAGCTAGTAGAGCTAACGATTTCTGAAGGCCGCTATCACCAAGTCAAACGCATGTTGGCCGCCGTTGGTAATCATGTCACTACTCTGCACCGCAGCCGCATTGGTGGGGTAACGCTGGATCCGGCATTGGCCGCCGGTGAGCATCGCTTTTTAACCAGCGCCGAAATCGCCAGTTTTACCTAG
- a CDS encoding hypoxanthine-guanine phosphoribosyltransferase, translated as MIDTVAEMKQVMAEADCLVPNQQVQAAITALASAITERLEGSNPLVFCVMNGGLITTGQLLTQLNFPVQAEYLHATRYRQETTGGILEWKLRPEADMNDRIILIVDDILDEGTTLCAIADYCRAHGAAEVLTAVLVDKQHDRKCRPGLKADFTGMDVEDRFLFGFGMDYKGYWRNAPGIYAVKGL; from the coding sequence ATGATCGATACCGTCGCCGAAATGAAGCAGGTAATGGCCGAAGCCGATTGCCTGGTTCCAAATCAGCAGGTACAGGCCGCTATTACTGCTCTGGCCAGCGCTATCACCGAACGCCTTGAAGGCAGCAACCCGCTGGTTTTCTGCGTGATGAACGGGGGCCTGATCACCACTGGCCAGCTGCTCACCCAGCTAAACTTTCCCGTTCAAGCCGAATACTTGCATGCCACCCGTTACCGCCAGGAAACCACCGGCGGCATTCTGGAGTGGAAGCTGCGGCCGGAAGCTGACATGAACGACCGTATCATTCTGATTGTTGACGACATTCTGGACGAAGGTACGACCCTGTGCGCCATCGCCGATTATTGCCGCGCACACGGCGCAGCTGAAGTGCTGACCGCCGTACTGGTAGACAAACAGCACGATCGCAAATGTCGACCCGGTCTGAAAGCCGATTTCACCGGTATGGATGTCGAAGACCGCTTTCTGTTCGGCTTTGGTATGGACTACAAAGGCTACTGGCGTAATGCGCCTGGTATCTATGCTGTCAAAGGTCTGTAA
- the ubiA gene encoding 4-hydroxybenzoate octaprenyltransferase has product MLANALPDHVRLRLRDYALLLRLNRPVGTLLLLWPTYWALWLAADGMPSLSNLMVFTLGVYFMRAAGCAINDFADREWDRHVERTKDRPLTTGRIQPWEAVALFVGLGLVSFLMVLLFTNTLTLYLAFGGALLAFVYPFMKRYTHLPQVFLGAAFGWSIPMAWAAQTGELSQVTWLLFIANVIWSVVYDTFYAMVDRDDDLKVGIKSTAVLFGDADRLILGILQTTIIAILLLVGQQAELGTFYYMGLLTMACLFIYHQFLARERDRAGCFKAFLHNNWAGFALFAGLAVDRMLA; this is encoded by the coding sequence ATGCTAGCCAACGCCTTACCCGATCACGTTCGTTTACGCCTGCGGGATTACGCCCTACTGCTGCGTCTGAACCGCCCCGTGGGCACGTTATTGTTGCTATGGCCCACCTATTGGGCGTTGTGGCTGGCCGCCGACGGCATGCCCAGTCTGAGCAACCTGATGGTATTCACGCTCGGCGTGTATTTTATGCGTGCAGCGGGTTGTGCCATTAATGACTTTGCTGACCGCGAATGGGACAGGCACGTCGAGCGCACCAAAGACCGGCCGTTAACCACCGGCCGCATCCAGCCCTGGGAAGCCGTCGCGCTGTTTGTTGGACTGGGCCTGGTATCTTTTTTAATGGTGCTGCTGTTTACCAACACGCTGACCCTCTATTTGGCTTTTGGTGGCGCTCTGTTGGCGTTTGTTTATCCCTTTATGAAGCGCTATACCCACCTACCCCAGGTATTTCTGGGCGCGGCCTTCGGCTGGAGCATTCCGATGGCCTGGGCTGCCCAAACCGGTGAACTCAGCCAAGTCACCTGGCTACTGTTCATTGCCAATGTTATCTGGTCGGTGGTGTATGACACCTTTTACGCCATGGTCGATCGCGACGACGATCTGAAAGTGGGCATAAAATCCACCGCAGTGCTGTTTGGTGACGCCGACCGCCTGATCCTGGGCATTCTGCAAACCACCATCATCGCCATACTGCTGCTGGTCGGCCAACAGGCCGAACTGGGTACCTTTTACTATATGGGTTTGCTGACCATGGCTTGCCTGTTCATTTACCATCAATTTCTGGCCCGTGAGCGCGACCGGGCCGGATGCTTCAAAGCCTTTTTACACAATAACTGGGCAGGTTTTGCGCTGTTTGCCGGGCTGGCCGTTGATCGCATGCTCGCCTGA
- a CDS encoding rubredoxin: MKKWQCVVCGLIYDEAEGWPEDGIKPGTAWNDVPEDWLCPDCGVGKEDFEMIEID; the protein is encoded by the coding sequence ATGAAGAAGTGGCAATGTGTGGTGTGTGGGCTGATTTATGACGAAGCCGAAGGCTGGCCGGAAGACGGTATTAAGCCAGGAACGGCCTGGAATGACGTGCCAGAAGACTGGTTGTGCCCGGACTGCGGTGTGGGTAAGGAAGATTTTGAAATGATCGAAATCGACTGA
- the phoB gene encoding phosphate regulon transcriptional regulator PhoB — protein sequence MPEKTILIVDDESAICEMVTVALEMAGYACLQAADAKAAHTLIVDKRPDLILLDWMLPDTSGIELARRLKKDDTTAAIPIIMLTAKVEEDNKILGLESGADDYITKPFSPRELLARLKAVLRRSTPAGVDSALEVGGLTLDPLSHRVSSQFGQLELGPTEYRMLQFFMSHQDRVYSRSQLLDQVWGANVYLDERTVDVHIRRLRKALGTHHDHLVQTVRGAGYRFSADPG from the coding sequence ATGCCCGAAAAAACCATTCTGATTGTAGACGACGAGTCTGCCATTTGCGAAATGGTCACTGTGGCCCTGGAAATGGCGGGTTATGCCTGCCTGCAAGCCGCCGACGCAAAGGCTGCCCACACCCTGATTGTCGACAAGCGCCCGGATCTGATTTTGCTGGACTGGATGTTGCCAGACACCAGCGGTATCGAGCTGGCCCGGCGGCTGAAAAAAGACGATACTACTGCGGCAATTCCCATTATTATGTTGACCGCAAAAGTCGAAGAAGATAACAAAATACTGGGTCTTGAATCCGGCGCCGACGACTATATCACCAAGCCATTTAGCCCGAGGGAATTGCTGGCCCGGCTAAAAGCCGTGCTGCGACGCAGCACTCCCGCCGGCGTTGATAGTGCTCTGGAAGTAGGCGGTCTGACTCTGGACCCGCTCAGCCACCGGGTTAGTAGTCAGTTCGGACAACTGGAACTGGGGCCAACAGAATACCGCATGCTGCAGTTTTTCATGAGCCATCAGGACCGGGTGTACAGTCGCAGCCAGCTGCTTGATCAGGTTTGGGGAGCAAACGTATATCTGGACGAGCGCACCGTAGACGTCCACATCCGCAGGTTGCGCAAAGCGCTTGGCACTCATCACGACCATCTAGTACAAACCGTTCGCGGTGCCGGCTACCGATTTTCCGCAGACCCCGGCTAA
- a CDS encoding phosphoketolase family protein, which translates to MSAHDLNNDSLVNTLTGNAQDAYDYWRAGYGVINHGDRLCASVLRVARQLVNRKLQPNLETVFHHLAALDRLASAGMWQVVHMTYTNRVCRKGRALAADDFKPKPEGHTGGALNMVPAYAAYLATNSLTGKTRSWLMGQGHCVAAIDALNVLTGNLHPEQQQAYGGADGLTQLARDFYSYRQNPDGSNVAPLGSHVNPYTAGGIIEGGYLGFAELQYAHMPLPGESLVAFLSDGAAEEQRGSDWIPRWWRAEDCGSIMPIMIANGRRIEQRTELGTREGLERFEEHLSARGFAPFRFDGRDPAAFVCAILDMEWALEEQAEAVLSGQQNYPARIPYGIAETIKGFGFYGAGENSAHNLPLPGNPRVDARIRELFHQYTTPLHVEPDTLNAALRTLNRHQDQKRPLERDHPLALRNPPDPVIPTLAPVQQAASPMTAISDFFCALVGANPTLRPRVGNPDELVSNRLEGVLHLLKHRVNEPENDNESVLGGVITVLNEEAVVSACLANKAGLNLVASYEAFCVKMLGAIRQELMFSRHQAAVGRPARWLGLPVVATSHTWENGKNEQSHQDTTFCESLLGEMSDVSRVVFPADYSSTLALMPDIYRNRGRITCMVVPKRERPCVFNTAEAALLARQGAIVIDEDTGGREPVMVIANGAYQLSEAIRACERLRDSSAAFRLVYVQEPGRLRQPRDALEAAVCVNELEREQLFPSRLSRRVALTHMRPEVFRGHLHTLFPAPATSRVLGYRNHGGTLNEAGMLFTNGCSWAHALAACASVMALPPGEWLSSAELAAVEGRGDAAVITR; encoded by the coding sequence ATGTCTGCGCACGACCTAAACAACGATTCTCTAGTCAACACCCTGACTGGCAATGCGCAAGACGCATACGACTACTGGCGCGCCGGTTATGGCGTTATCAACCACGGTGACCGGCTGTGTGCAAGCGTGCTGCGCGTGGCCCGGCAACTGGTCAATCGCAAGCTGCAGCCAAACCTGGAAACCGTATTCCATCACCTGGCTGCTCTAGATCGGCTTGCCAGTGCAGGCATGTGGCAAGTGGTGCACATGACCTACACCAACCGCGTATGCCGCAAGGGCAGGGCCTTGGCGGCGGATGACTTCAAACCCAAACCCGAAGGCCATACCGGTGGCGCGCTGAATATGGTGCCTGCCTACGCCGCCTACCTAGCCACCAACAGCTTGACCGGAAAAACCCGCAGCTGGTTAATGGGCCAAGGTCACTGCGTCGCCGCTATTGACGCCCTGAATGTTCTGACCGGCAACCTGCACCCGGAACAGCAGCAGGCCTACGGTGGAGCAGATGGCCTGACACAGCTTGCCCGGGATTTTTACAGTTACCGCCAGAATCCAGATGGCAGCAACGTAGCGCCCCTGGGCAGCCACGTTAATCCTTACACCGCCGGCGGCATTATTGAAGGCGGCTATTTGGGCTTTGCCGAACTGCAGTACGCACACATGCCGCTACCCGGCGAATCTCTGGTGGCGTTTTTGTCTGACGGCGCCGCCGAAGAACAGCGTGGCAGCGACTGGATTCCGCGCTGGTGGCGCGCTGAAGACTGCGGTTCGATCATGCCCATCATGATTGCCAACGGCCGGCGCATTGAACAGCGTACCGAGCTGGGCACCCGCGAAGGCCTAGAGCGCTTTGAAGAACATCTGTCCGCCCGCGGCTTTGCACCCTTCCGTTTTGATGGTCGCGACCCTGCGGCGTTTGTGTGCGCCATACTGGATATGGAATGGGCGCTGGAAGAACAGGCCGAAGCCGTATTGAGTGGTCAGCAGAACTACCCTGCACGGATTCCTTACGGCATTGCCGAAACCATCAAAGGCTTCGGTTTTTACGGCGCCGGCGAAAATTCTGCGCATAATTTGCCACTGCCGGGCAACCCGCGGGTTGACGCACGCATACGCGAACTGTTTCATCAATACACCACGCCGCTGCACGTTGAGCCAGACACACTGAACGCTGCACTGCGCACGCTGAACCGCCACCAGGATCAAAAAAGACCGCTAGAACGGGACCACCCTCTGGCTCTGCGCAATCCTCCAGACCCGGTTATTCCAACGTTGGCGCCGGTGCAGCAAGCCGCATCGCCGATGACCGCCATCAGCGATTTCTTCTGCGCGCTTGTTGGGGCAAACCCAACATTAAGGCCCCGCGTGGGAAACCCGGACGAGCTTGTGAGCAACCGTCTGGAGGGCGTATTGCACCTGTTAAAGCACCGGGTGAACGAACCGGAAAACGACAATGAGTCGGTTTTGGGCGGGGTTATTACCGTCTTAAATGAAGAAGCGGTGGTGTCTGCTTGCCTGGCTAACAAGGCTGGGCTCAACCTGGTGGCTAGCTACGAAGCCTTTTGCGTAAAAATGCTCGGAGCCATCCGCCAGGAATTAATGTTCTCCCGCCACCAGGCCGCAGTAGGGCGCCCTGCGCGCTGGCTGGGCCTGCCCGTGGTAGCAACGTCCCACACTTGGGAAAACGGCAAGAACGAGCAGTCCCATCAAGACACAACGTTTTGTGAAAGCTTACTAGGGGAGATGAGCGATGTCTCCCGCGTGGTGTTCCCCGCTGACTACAGCAGCACCCTGGCGCTGATGCCCGACATTTATCGCAACCGCGGTCGCATTACCTGCATGGTTGTCCCAAAGCGTGAGCGGCCATGCGTGTTCAACACCGCCGAAGCGGCGCTTCTAGCGCGTCAGGGAGCGATTGTTATTGATGAAGACACTGGCGGGCGCGAACCGGTTATGGTGATTGCCAATGGTGCCTACCAGCTTTCAGAAGCCATCCGTGCCTGTGAACGATTGCGCGACAGCAGTGCAGCTTTCCGCCTGGTGTACGTTCAGGAGCCAGGACGTTTGCGTCAGCCCCGCGACGCCCTGGAAGCCGCTGTGTGCGTGAATGAACTGGAACGTGAACAGCTATTCCCAAGCCGGTTAAGCCGCCGGGTCGCACTAACGCACATGCGCCCAGAGGTGTTCCGTGGCCATCTGCACACGCTGTTTCCCGCACCGGCAACATCACGGGTGTTGGGCTACCGCAACCATGGAGGCACGCTGAACGAAGCCGGCATGCTGTTTACCAATGGTTGTTCCTGGGCCCACGCTCTGGCGGCTTGCGCCAGCGTAATGGCATTACCACCCGGCGAGTGGTTATCCAGCGCGGAACTGGCCGCGGTGGAAGGCCGCGGTGACGCTGCGGTTATCACCCGCTAA
- a CDS encoding lytic murein transglycosylase: MPVSISRLLRPAATALCAGMLAAMPLNASASLADKATDQPAALNSFETCKADLQQQAIAAGVSAETARSVLADAEYLERVIELDRRQPEFTTPFADYLNRRVNDTRINTGRQLLIEHADLLQRVTNETGVPAAYLLSFWGLETNYGSYFGKMSVPSSLATLACDERRKTFFTRQLIAALQIVDEGAISPEQMEGSWAGAMGHVQFMPTVFLKHAVDADGDGRRDLWNSLPDALMSAGQFLQSMGWDGDYRWGREVQLPENFNFALADGRRQSLQQWNQLGVTNASGGPLAEEAIDAALIVPAGHQGPAFLAYHNFKVIMGWNRSEFYAIAVGHLADRIAGAGGLQNPPPVDALALSRDNIMQLQQQLEQRGYSAGAPDGIMGPATRAAIRQYQITNGLVADGYPGPQVLRVLQITPVL; the protein is encoded by the coding sequence GTGCCCGTCTCCATTTCCCGCCTTCTTCGCCCGGCCGCCACGGCCCTGTGTGCCGGCATGCTGGCCGCTATGCCGCTGAACGCCAGCGCCAGCCTTGCCGACAAGGCCACGGACCAGCCTGCTGCGCTCAACAGTTTTGAGACGTGCAAAGCAGATTTGCAACAACAGGCCATAGCCGCCGGCGTTAGCGCTGAAACCGCGCGCAGCGTCTTGGCTGACGCGGAGTATCTGGAACGGGTAATTGAGCTGGACCGGCGCCAGCCGGAATTTACCACGCCCTTTGCTGACTATTTGAACCGCCGGGTAAACGACACTCGCATCAATACCGGCCGTCAGCTATTAATAGAGCACGCCGATCTACTGCAACGAGTGACCAATGAAACCGGCGTGCCCGCCGCCTATTTGCTGTCCTTCTGGGGCTTGGAAACCAACTACGGCAGCTATTTTGGCAAAATGTCGGTGCCCAGCTCATTAGCGACACTGGCTTGTGATGAGCGCCGCAAGACCTTTTTTACCCGCCAGCTGATTGCTGCTCTGCAGATTGTTGACGAAGGCGCCATTAGCCCTGAGCAAATGGAAGGTTCCTGGGCCGGTGCTATGGGCCACGTGCAGTTCATGCCCACGGTCTTTTTGAAGCACGCCGTCGACGCAGACGGCGATGGCCGCCGTGATTTGTGGAACAGCCTGCCAGACGCGCTGATGTCAGCCGGGCAATTTTTGCAATCGATGGGATGGGATGGCGACTACCGCTGGGGTCGTGAAGTACAGCTACCCGAAAACTTTAACTTTGCCCTGGCCGATGGCCGTCGTCAATCTCTGCAGCAGTGGAACCAGCTTGGCGTTACCAATGCGTCAGGCGGGCCCCTGGCCGAGGAGGCGATTGATGCAGCATTGATCGTACCCGCCGGCCACCAAGGCCCAGCGTTTTTGGCCTATCACAATTTTAAAGTGATTATGGGCTGGAATCGCTCGGAATTTTACGCCATCGCCGTGGGCCATCTGGCCGACCGTATCGCCGGTGCAGGCGGGTTACAAAACCCTCCCCCGGTCGATGCGCTTGCGCTGTCCCGCGACAACATCATGCAGTTACAGCAGCAGCTGGAACAACGTGGATATTCCGCCGGCGCGCCAGATGGCATTATGGGCCCGGCCACCCGCGCCGCTATCCGTCAGTACCAAATTACCAACGGGCTGGTCGCCGACGGTTATCCGGGGCCTCAGGTTTTACGCGTTTTGCAGATAACGCCGGTACTTTGA
- a CDS encoding chorismate--pyruvate lyase family protein — protein sequence MRLVSMLSKVCKNSPTAACALTVPPACWYRQPAAAGLRDPQVHGPARYWLNVQGSFTRALQQRCQQSFQVEVASEGFALPRVEEARKLNIPWRQQAWIREVRLCGDGQPWVLARTVIPLACLQGPGRQLRNLGNRPLGAYLFSHRQWHRGPLETGLCKGTHSGQPRLARRSLFHTRRQGRQHSLMVCEYLLPQLYCGAERT from the coding sequence ATGCGCCTGGTATCTATGCTGTCAAAGGTCTGTAAAAACAGCCCAACGGCGGCCTGCGCTCTAACAGTCCCACCGGCCTGCTGGTATCGCCAGCCAGCGGCCGCGGGCTTGCGCGACCCTCAGGTTCATGGCCCGGCGCGCTACTGGTTAAACGTTCAGGGCTCATTCACCCGAGCGTTGCAGCAACGCTGCCAGCAAAGCTTTCAGGTAGAAGTCGCCAGCGAAGGTTTTGCCCTGCCCCGCGTCGAAGAAGCCCGCAAGCTGAACATTCCCTGGCGCCAGCAAGCGTGGATTCGCGAAGTGCGCTTGTGCGGCGATGGCCAACCTTGGGTGTTGGCGCGTACCGTTATTCCCTTGGCCTGCCTGCAAGGGCCAGGCCGCCAGCTTCGCAACTTGGGCAACCGGCCACTGGGCGCCTACCTATTCAGCCACCGCCAGTGGCATCGAGGCCCACTCGAAACCGGGTTATGCAAGGGCACCCATAGCGGGCAACCGCGGCTGGCCCGGCGTTCGCTGTTTCACACCCGCAGGCAAGGCCGCCAGCATTCGCTGATGGTGTGCGAATACCTGCTACCGCAGCTTTACTGCGGCGCAGAACGAACTTGA
- a CDS encoding response regulator translates to MAMLTALVVDDASFVRDLIKRAVRQQFPIIETIDAANGKKAQMLMSRTTFDLILCDWEMPEMSGLELLQWMRQQPQYAKVPFIMITSRGDKSHVIEAIQQGVSDYLGKPFSPDGLGKKIRKVMGQTLAQAMANAGKAPAVQADALALSASLLTRKTELPTASATPAEPAAVEAVAAFPQRQPTAKARPVMNMATVRFSDHTLQSVVKDINLNEVRVIARRDQQFPGILDQAVVDIEISETDVARLNGYVHQLQAVDKRQDTDFISATIRFVDEDPRKMEDLSRFIAHFRAVAPR, encoded by the coding sequence ATGGCGATGCTGACAGCACTGGTAGTAGATGACGCCAGCTTTGTGCGGGACCTGATCAAGCGTGCAGTCAGGCAGCAGTTTCCGATTATCGAGACCATCGATGCTGCTAACGGCAAAAAAGCGCAGATGCTGATGTCACGCACCACCTTTGACTTGATTCTCTGCGACTGGGAAATGCCGGAAATGTCAGGGCTGGAGCTGCTGCAGTGGATGCGACAACAGCCCCAGTACGCCAAAGTGCCGTTTATTATGATTACCAGCCGCGGCGATAAAAGCCACGTAATTGAAGCCATACAGCAGGGCGTGTCGGACTATCTGGGCAAACCGTTCAGCCCTGACGGTCTGGGTAAAAAAATACGCAAAGTTATGGGACAAACGTTGGCGCAGGCCATGGCAAACGCTGGCAAGGCACCTGCGGTTCAGGCCGATGCCTTGGCACTTTCGGCCTCTCTGTTGACCCGTAAAACGGAGCTCCCGACCGCTTCTGCAACGCCTGCGGAGCCGGCCGCTGTTGAGGCAGTTGCGGCGTTTCCCCAGCGCCAACCCACCGCAAAGGCGCGCCCAGTGATGAATATGGCCACCGTGCGTTTTTCTGACCACACCTTGCAGTCGGTGGTAAAAGACATCAACCTCAACGAGGTTCGGGTGATTGCCCGCCGCGACCAGCAGTTTCCCGGCATCCTGGACCAAGCGGTGGTGGATATTGAAATTTCGGAAACTGATGTTGCGCGGTTAAACGGATACGTGCATCAGCTTCAGGCGGTCGACAAACGCCAGGACACAGACTTTATCAGCGCCACTATCCGCTTTGTAGATGAAGATCCGAGAAAAATGGAAGACCTGTCGCGCTTTATTGCCCACTTTCGAGCGGTAGCGCCTCGCTAG
- a CDS encoding metal-dependent hydrolase: protein MDSITQMALGASIAGLVAGKTLGRSVLITGALLGTLPDLDVLIDYGSAVANFTQHRGFSHSLFVLAPLSLLLAALFWRWKPQLGFSRWLLLTALVLLTHPILDTFTTYGTQLFWPLGRPLAISSVFIIDPLYTLPLLAGCAAFLLRPAAVRVLAAGLLLSTGYLGWSFAAQQVITERVQPALASAGFADAELLVQPMPFNTVLWRATAITEQQRVEIVTGFLDGDSPLMLEYFPRQPELANSVAQLPETRRLEWFTRGFLDYQTRNGEITATDVRLGIPGAHPFTFVLANERDGALVNGNGEQAPRPAFNNAALPLLWGRITGAIPILCLANLATPAPGQEC from the coding sequence ATGGACTCAATCACGCAGATGGCTCTTGGCGCTTCCATCGCAGGCCTTGTAGCCGGTAAAACGCTCGGGCGATCGGTTCTGATCACCGGCGCGCTATTAGGCACGCTTCCCGATCTAGACGTGCTGATTGATTATGGCTCGGCCGTCGCCAATTTCACCCAGCACCGGGGTTTTAGCCACTCGTTGTTTGTACTTGCACCTCTGTCGCTGCTGCTTGCAGCCCTGTTCTGGCGCTGGAAGCCACAACTTGGGTTTTCCCGCTGGCTGTTACTCACCGCGCTGGTGTTGCTGACACACCCTATTCTGGACACCTTCACCACCTACGGTACACAACTGTTCTGGCCCCTTGGCCGGCCGCTGGCTATCAGCAGTGTTTTTATTATCGACCCTCTGTATACGCTACCGCTGCTGGCGGGCTGCGCTGCTTTTTTGCTGCGGCCTGCGGCTGTACGCGTCTTAGCGGCCGGCCTGCTGCTGTCCACCGGGTATCTCGGTTGGTCGTTTGCAGCTCAGCAGGTAATAACCGAACGCGTGCAACCAGCCCTTGCCAGCGCAGGCTTTGCCGACGCCGAACTTCTGGTGCAGCCTATGCCCTTCAACACGGTGCTCTGGCGCGCCACCGCAATCACCGAACAGCAGCGTGTTGAAATCGTGACCGGTTTTTTGGATGGCGACAGCCCCTTAATGCTTGAATATTTCCCGCGCCAACCGGAGCTTGCCAATTCTGTTGCGCAACTGCCTGAAACCCGTCGCCTGGAATGGTTTACCCGGGGTTTTCTTGATTATCAGACACGCAACGGTGAAATTACCGCCACCGATGTGCGCCTGGGCATTCCCGGGGCGCATCCTTTTACATTTGTTCTTGCCAATGAGCGGGATGGCGCACTGGTGAACGGCAATGGCGAACAAGCACCCAGGCCCGCCTTTAATAACGCTGCGCTGCCCCTGCTGTGGGGCCGCATAACCGGCGCCATCCCGATTCTGTGCCTAGCCAACCTTGCCACGCCAGCTCCCGGCCAGGAGTGTTGA